A single genomic interval of Antechinus flavipes isolate AdamAnt ecotype Samford, QLD, Australia chromosome 1, AdamAnt_v2, whole genome shotgun sequence harbors:
- the LOC127548243 gene encoding olfactory receptor 7A10-like, protein MESINVSLIVPENESKFTEFILLRFSEKPEEQGPIFGLFLGMYLVTVIGNLLIILAIVSDFHLHTPMYFFLSNLSFVDLCVVSTTVPNMLVSILTENKAISFADCLTQMYFFTVLGVLDNFLLTAMAYDRFVAICHPLHYSAIMNPRLCGLLVLLSWIISLLDSLLHTLMVTRLSFCTDHAIQHFFCDLTEVLKLSCSDTLINYILVYILAGLLAILPITGILFSYIQICSSILKIPSVQGKYKAFSTCGSHLSVVFLFYGTVLGVYLSSSATHSPEWKNTESSLLWRSLKKG, encoded by the exons ATGGAAAG caTCAATGTCAGCCTCATAGTACCAGAAAACGAATCAAAATTCACTGAATTTATCCTTCTGCGATTTTCTGAAAAACCAGAAGAGCAGGGGCCCATTTTTGGGCTGTTCTTGGGCATGTACTTGGTCACAGTGATTGGAAACCTGCTCATAATTTTGGCCATTGTCTCTGACTTTCACCTCCACACTCCCATGTACTTCTTcctttccaatttatcctttgtTGATCTCTGTGTGGTGTCGACCACAGTCCCCAATATGTTGGTAAGCATCTTGACAGAAAACAAGGCTATCAGCTTTGCTGACTGTCTTACTCAGATGTATTTCTTTACTGTTTTGGGGGTTTTGGACAATTTTCTCCTTACTGCAATGGCCTATGACCGTTTTGTGGCTATCTGTCATCCTCTGCACTATTCAGCCATCATGAATCCTAGATTGTGTGGCCTATTGGTGCTGCTTTCTTGGATAATAAGCCTTCTAGACTCCCTTCTTCACACTCTGATGGTAACAAGGCTCTCCTTCTGTACGGACCATGCTATTCAGCACTTCTTTTGTGATCTTACTGAGGTTCTGAAACTCTCTTGTTCTGACACCCTAATCAATTATATCTTGGTTTATATTTTAGCTGGACTGTTGGCTATTCTCCCCATCACAGGGATCCTTTTCTCTTATATCCAGATCTGTTCTTCCATTTTGAAAATCCCATCTGTTCAGGGCAAGTATAAAGCCTTTTCAACCTGTGGATCTCACCTCTCTGTTGTTTTCTTATTCTATGGCACAGTACTTGGAGTGTATTTGAGTTCCTCAGCTactcactctccagaatg gaagaacacaGAATCTTCCCTTTTATGGAGGTCTTTAAAAAAAGGTTAG